A genomic segment from Centroberyx gerrardi isolate f3 chromosome 22, fCenGer3.hap1.cur.20231027, whole genome shotgun sequence encodes:
- the msc gene encoding musculin, whose translation MSTGSVASDAEDFETCHRRTAAPLERTRRRIACYNPSRYSDEELDDDGVDGQSKQERKLSKAHQKDARQSQRNAANARERARMRVLSKAFSRLKTSLPWVPADTKLSKLDTLRLASSYISHLRQLLQDDRFENSFAHPVNLTWPFVMTGRSEDNQDISSTARLCGATA comes from the exons ATGTCCACTGGATCAGTAGCAAGCGATGCTGAAGACTTTGAGACGTGTCACAGGAGGACTGCAGCCCCTTTGGAAAGGACCAGGCGGAGAATTGCCTGCTATAATCCCAGCCGGTATTCGGATGAGGAGTTGGACGACGATGGTGTGGACGGGCAGAGCAAGCAGGAGCGCAAACTGTCCAAGGCGCACCAAAAGGACGCGCGGCAGTCGCAGAGAAACGCGGCCAATGCCAGGGAGAGGGCGCGGATGAGAGTGCTGAGCAAAGCTTTCTCCAGACTGAAAACCAGCCTGCCCTGGGTACCAGCGGACACCAAACTGTCCAAATTGGACACGCTTCGACTAGCCTCCAGCTACATCTCTCACCTCAGACAGCTTCTGCAGGATGACCGATTCGAGAACAGCTTTGCGCACCCGGTTAATTTG ACCTGGCCATTTGTGATGACAGGGCGATCAGAGGACAACCAAGACATCTCTTCCACTGCCAGACTTTGTGGAGCAACAGCATAA